One stretch of Bacteroidota bacterium DNA includes these proteins:
- a CDS encoding 1-deoxy-D-xylulose-5-phosphate reductoisomerase produces MQKRIAILGSTGSIGQQTLEVISHFPKEFVASYLTVNNNTNVLLEQIQRFKPKGVVIIDKKIGKEIKKIVPSSVEVLFGEESLLEIVQRDDVDIVVSALVGFAGLRPTIKAIEAKKKIALANKETLVVAGEIIMPLVERYKVDLLPVDSEHSAIFQCLVGELPNKVNKIILTASGGPFRTTSKEELRSVTREEALKHPNWTMGSKITIDSATLMNKGLEVIEAHWLFGMPAEKIEVVVHPQSIIHSMVEFVDGSIKAQLGIPDMKLPIQYALTYPSRSISKFPRIHFPTLSEMTFFEPDHDKFPCLQLAYDALKEGGTIPAVMNAANEVAVAQFLNNKIAFLDIPKMICAAMEKHSNVANPSLEEVVEADRETRNILQ; encoded by the coding sequence TTGCAAAAACGTATCGCTATCCTAGGTTCCACAGGTTCCATTGGCCAACAAACATTAGAAGTCATTTCGCATTTCCCAAAAGAATTTGTAGCGTCATATCTTACCGTCAACAATAATACCAACGTATTACTAGAGCAAATTCAGCGATTTAAGCCAAAAGGCGTTGTTATTATTGACAAAAAAATTGGCAAGGAAATAAAAAAGATTGTTCCGAGTTCGGTTGAAGTTCTTTTCGGAGAAGAAAGTCTGCTGGAGATCGTTCAACGCGATGATGTGGATATTGTTGTGAGCGCACTTGTAGGATTTGCCGGTTTACGTCCAACGATTAAGGCAATTGAGGCGAAAAAGAAAATTGCACTTGCCAACAAAGAAACGTTAGTGGTTGCCGGGGAGATTATTATGCCGTTGGTAGAACGATATAAAGTCGATCTGCTTCCGGTTGACAGTGAACACTCCGCAATCTTTCAATGCCTCGTGGGAGAACTCCCAAACAAGGTGAATAAAATCATCCTTACCGCTTCCGGCGGGCCATTTAGAACTACATCAAAAGAAGAGTTACGGAGTGTTACTCGTGAGGAAGCATTAAAACATCCAAATTGGACGATGGGAAGTAAAATCACGATCGATTCCGCAACATTGATGAATAAAGGCTTAGAGGTGATTGAAGCTCATTGGCTTTTTGGTATGCCGGCTGAAAAAATTGAAGTCGTCGTCCATCCGCAGTCTATTATCCATTCAATGGTGGAATTTGTTGATGGTTCCATAAAAGCACAACTTGGCATTCCTGATATGAAATTACCGATTCAATATGCGCTCACCTATCCGTCACGGTCTATCTCAAAATTCCCTCGCATACACTTCCCAACATTGAGCGAAATGACATTCTTCGAACCGGATCATGATAAATTCCCCTGTCTTCAATTGGCGTATGATGCACTAAAAGAAGGTGGAACAATACCGGCTGTGATGAACGCTGCAAATGAAGTGGCAGTTGCTCAATTTTTGAACAATAAAATAGCATTCCTGGATATACCAAAGATGATTTGCGCAGCGATGGAAAAACATTCAAATGTGGCGAACCCTTCGCTTGAAGAAGTTGTTGAAGCAGATAGGGAAACGAGAAACATTTTACAATAA
- a CDS encoding tetratricopeptide repeat protein produces the protein MTKLFLSIFIIALSACSLFSQQDQSQNIFRLAQAFEQQADYERALQMYSDLFRSDTNNYIYFESVRRMQVQLKRYDYAIQLSFRRLRLMPFDFNLQANIGSLYSVAGKEQQADSVWSVVVSFANKNQMCYRAVANEQVNQRLFDKAIATYLRGRRDIGDPYIFSNELGYLYSFMMDYANMTREYLQMLQQNEQQFDFVQSRFASAVARPEGLKAITVVVEQEVQKKRTIPLLRLQMWLYMEGNRYNDALTVTQTLEELVNSNGQELFAFAERIFKENEFTLAATAYQQAIKSGSKAPFAPSARFGYARCIEELSQRGQSFTETEQKNISSLETQPHFSGAINLFASLVKEYPFTNIGANSLYRIGWIRYKHMFDLDGALQIFDSVLTISPAGPMVPTVLSTIGDIYIAQNNLNVAVKKFQTMSVSPYANQDQRSFAQFRLAEIQFFGKNFDSTLAILKPLTENLKADESNDALILQYFVTENMFQFVEALKQFSHAELLARQDKLSEAVLEYTSIINLYPTAPLADDALLKKAEYSVKLKKFPDALAAYQKLLVDYKESIEKDRTYFKIGEVYQFNLLDTQKAIAAYEEILVKYPFSLFVEEARKRIRQLRGDAI, from the coding sequence ATGACAAAATTGTTTCTCTCCATATTCATCATTGCACTATCTGCCTGTTCACTGTTTTCTCAGCAGGATCAGAGTCAGAACATATTTCGATTGGCGCAGGCTTTTGAACAACAGGCTGATTACGAACGTGCATTGCAAATGTATTCTGATCTCTTTCGATCCGATACGAACAACTATATCTATTTTGAATCAGTACGCCGGATGCAAGTACAGTTAAAACGATACGATTACGCAATACAATTAAGCTTTCGCCGTTTACGGTTGATGCCGTTTGATTTCAATTTACAGGCAAATATCGGCAGTCTTTACTCGGTCGCTGGAAAAGAGCAGCAAGCGGACTCAGTATGGAGTGTAGTAGTGAGTTTTGCCAATAAGAATCAGATGTGTTATCGGGCGGTAGCCAATGAACAAGTGAATCAGCGTTTGTTCGATAAAGCGATTGCAACATATCTTCGCGGCAGAAGGGATATCGGAGATCCGTACATTTTTTCCAATGAACTCGGCTATCTTTATTCGTTTATGATGGACTATGCAAATATGACCCGGGAATATTTGCAAATGCTGCAACAAAACGAACAGCAATTTGATTTTGTTCAATCACGATTTGCATCGGCAGTTGCACGACCAGAAGGTCTAAAAGCAATTACAGTTGTTGTGGAACAGGAAGTGCAAAAAAAAAGGACAATCCCGTTGCTTCGTCTTCAAATGTGGTTATATATGGAAGGAAACCGCTACAACGATGCGTTGACAGTAACTCAAACGCTGGAAGAATTGGTCAACTCCAACGGTCAGGAATTATTTGCATTTGCTGAACGAATCTTTAAAGAGAATGAATTCACTCTTGCTGCAACAGCGTATCAACAAGCAATAAAATCCGGTTCAAAGGCACCGTTTGCGCCATCAGCCCGATTTGGATATGCACGGTGTATTGAGGAATTGAGCCAACGCGGACAGTCATTCACGGAAACCGAACAGAAGAATATTTCATCTCTCGAAACTCAGCCGCATTTTTCCGGTGCTATCAATCTTTTTGCATCACTGGTGAAAGAATACCCCTTTACGAATATTGGTGCAAATTCCCTTTATCGCATCGGCTGGATTCGTTATAAGCATATGTTCGACCTCGATGGTGCGCTGCAGATCTTCGATTCGGTATTGACTATTTCCCCGGCTGGGCCAATGGTGCCGACGGTGCTATCGACAATTGGGGATATTTATATTGCACAAAATAATTTGAATGTTGCTGTGAAAAAATTTCAAACGATGAGTGTTTCGCCATATGCTAATCAAGATCAACGGTCATTTGCCCAATTTCGACTCGCTGAGATTCAGTTTTTTGGGAAGAATTTCGACAGCACACTTGCTATTCTGAAACCTCTTACCGAAAATTTGAAAGCGGATGAATCCAACGATGCATTGATCTTGCAATATTTCGTGACGGAAAATATGTTCCAATTTGTTGAAGCGTTGAAGCAATTCTCCCATGCAGAATTACTTGCCCGTCAGGACAAATTAAGCGAAGCGGTATTGGAGTATACTTCAATCATCAATCTTTATCCAACTGCGCCTTTGGCGGATGATGCGCTTTTGAAGAAAGCTGAATATTCCGTGAAGTTAAAGAAGTTTCCGGATGCTCTTGCGGCATATCAAAAATTGCTTGTAGATTACAAAGAGAGCATAGAGAAAGACAGGACGTATTTTAAAATCGGCGAAGTGTATCAATTCAATCTTTTGGATACACAAAAAGCCATTGCCGCATACGAAGAGATCTTGGTGAAATATCCTTTTTCACTTTTTGTTGAAGAAGCTCGCAAACGAATTCGGCAATTGCGTGGAGATGCAATTTGA
- a CDS encoding MmcQ/YjbR family DNA-binding protein, with translation MHLESVRNYCLQKQGKITEEFPFDEETLVFKIFGKMFLLTNLNELPLSMNLKCDPERAVELRERYPAIQPGYHMNKKWWNTVDADGSIPEKLVYELIDHSYDEVVKKLPKKIREKIKAKLKS, from the coding sequence ATCCACCTTGAATCAGTCCGCAATTATTGTTTGCAAAAACAAGGGAAAATCACGGAGGAATTTCCATTCGATGAAGAAACACTTGTCTTCAAAATTTTTGGGAAAATGTTCCTTCTGACCAATCTCAATGAACTACCTCTTTCCATGAATCTTAAATGCGATCCCGAACGGGCAGTGGAATTAAGGGAGCGATACCCAGCCATACAGCCTGGTTATCACATGAATAAAAAATGGTGGAATACTGTCGATGCGGATGGTTCCATACCGGAAAAACTTGTGTATGAACTGATCGATCATTCGTATGACGAAGTAGTAAAGAAGCTGCCGAAGAAGATAAGAGAAAAAATAAAGGCCAAATTAAAAAGCTGA
- a CDS encoding putative porin, which produces MNRILLLVSFTISSSFMVVAQSPDSTQAKKNSIIRVIPVPELGSIEPFGDTSLHISQKEITFTEYRSLYDILSRKPGVFVRDLASAGQQNQIFINGIDDKNIAVMVDGIPYNDHYTGSYNLWNIPVDAIERIELITGSEAMFYDGRSAGGVINIVTKNFNNNRASTHLRYSQGVSGYTHTDAMFAQNVASGINLSFALAHYGFGSNKESQSYFARFYNSNDDAWLIRSTVRYNATSWMNISLSYSYDRKWTGLNGGVDYFNTSSIFDGLSADVKNRESFEKHYNSHYNLTASFYPFEDSTQLTSLSFYSFDRLREYRDEENRSVTLNGIFTKRNFASIGRGLKWNILSQYSNIRFIGYADLARIQSTDIISAGLKAEILPQSIVTVTPFVTVKEYGDQFIANGGIQGKLKVSPSFELFAGIAQNIINDQTSIPPTKIFSSGSDYSFTYSDRLKETFSILETGFRFSIPSSFYSSISYKRMQQGSTVFFDTIRYHEENRDYNSMKFDFDAVSMSVHFIWGDFHLEGGGNYVNCPDILSREFTDMILYPEISANGSIYFQGLLANGNLNIKFGLRGSFYSKQTGMRPYDEFGVWIPSSELTYGPSGSIDFFAVGKIGDAYVHFIWENLTGNEYLLAPVYPMYNRNIRFGLSWEFVD; this is translated from the coding sequence ATGAACAGAATCCTCCTTCTGGTATCCTTCACGATATCAAGTTCTTTTATGGTTGTCGCACAATCTCCGGATTCGACGCAGGCAAAAAAAAATTCGATCATACGGGTCATTCCTGTTCCTGAACTCGGTTCTATTGAACCGTTCGGCGATACTTCTCTCCACATTTCTCAGAAAGAGATTACATTTACTGAGTACCGATCACTATACGATATTCTCTCACGAAAACCCGGCGTATTTGTACGGGATCTTGCAAGCGCAGGACAGCAAAATCAAATTTTCATTAATGGGATTGATGATAAAAATATTGCTGTCATGGTGGACGGAATACCATACAACGATCATTATACCGGCAGTTATAATCTGTGGAATATTCCGGTTGATGCTATTGAACGAATAGAATTGATCACCGGATCTGAAGCAATGTTTTACGATGGACGATCTGCAGGCGGTGTCATTAATATTGTTACGAAGAATTTCAACAATAACCGCGCCTCTACTCATTTGCGGTATAGTCAAGGAGTATCCGGATATACACATACTGATGCGATGTTTGCGCAGAATGTCGCTTCCGGTATAAATCTTTCTTTTGCTTTAGCGCATTACGGATTCGGATCGAACAAGGAGAGCCAAAGTTATTTTGCACGATTTTACAATTCGAACGACGATGCATGGCTTATCCGCTCAACGGTACGATATAATGCAACATCTTGGATGAACATTTCTCTATCGTATTCCTATGACAGAAAATGGACCGGCCTAAACGGAGGGGTCGATTATTTTAATACATCTTCCATCTTCGATGGATTGAGCGCCGATGTTAAAAATCGAGAATCATTCGAAAAACATTATAATAGTCATTATAACCTAACCGCTTCATTTTATCCATTTGAAGATTCAACACAATTAACGTCGTTATCATTTTATTCGTTCGATCGACTGCGCGAATATCGGGATGAAGAAAACCGCAGCGTAACGTTGAATGGCATTTTTACAAAAAGGAATTTTGCTTCCATCGGCAGGGGGCTCAAATGGAATATCCTTTCACAGTATTCCAACATCCGGTTCATAGGCTATGCCGATCTCGCAAGAATCCAGTCGACTGACATTATCAGTGCAGGTTTAAAAGCTGAAATTCTCCCTCAATCAATAGTAACCGTAACGCCGTTCGTCACTGTTAAAGAATACGGTGACCAATTCATCGCCAATGGAGGTATACAGGGCAAGCTCAAAGTAAGTCCTTCCTTCGAATTATTTGCAGGGATTGCTCAAAATATTATCAACGATCAAACCTCAATTCCGCCAACAAAAATATTTTCTTCAGGCAGTGATTATTCATTTACGTATTCAGATAGACTGAAAGAAACTTTTTCGATACTCGAAACCGGGTTTCGATTCTCCATCCCATCTTCATTCTACTCTTCAATATCGTATAAAAGAATGCAACAGGGTTCTACCGTCTTCTTTGATACAATACGATACCATGAAGAAAATCGTGATTATAATTCAATGAAATTCGATTTTGACGCTGTTTCAATGTCTGTACATTTTATCTGGGGTGACTTTCATCTTGAAGGCGGCGGAAATTACGTAAACTGCCCGGATATACTGAGCCGCGAATTTACTGATATGATACTTTATCCAGAAATTTCCGCTAACGGCTCAATCTATTTTCAGGGATTGCTTGCGAACGGAAATCTGAATATTAAATTCGGATTGAGAGGAAGTTTTTATTCCAAACAAACCGGCATGAGGCCGTATGACGAATTCGGTGTGTGGATCCCGTCATCGGAATTGACGTATGGCCCGAGCGGCTCGATAGATTTTTTTGCGGTGGGTAAAATTGGTGATGCCTACGTCCATTTCATCTGGGAGAATCTGACGGGAAACGAATACCTGCTTGCTCCAGTCTATCCGATGTACAACAGAAATATCCGCTTTGGACTATCGTGGGAGTTTGTGGATTAG
- the ispE gene encoding 4-(cytidine 5'-diphospho)-2-C-methyl-D-erythritol kinase, translated as MDVKAYAKINLGLHIVGKRPDGFHNIETLFHRINLFDEINIENSDDISISCTNPSIPIDKTNLCWKAVELLQNECGNAKGASIQIKKNIPVGAGLGGGSSDGASVLRLLPLLWNVTIHESALQKIALQLGSDVPFFLMKSSAYAEGRGELLQPVELTLPYWIVLVNPNIHISTPWAYNRLAEKRNGSFPTRPRLVEQLSATPLQSVLASENDFEEIVFEQHMKIKKIKLQLTELGAKLSLMSGSGSSMFGLFDDMISALKAVEFFNKEHFVHLTEPNFSFQK; from the coding sequence ATGGATGTAAAAGCATACGCTAAAATCAACTTAGGACTGCATATCGTCGGGAAAAGACCGGATGGTTTCCATAATATCGAAACCCTCTTTCACCGGATTAATCTCTTTGATGAAATCAATATAGAAAATTCGGATGACATATCCATTTCCTGTACCAATCCTTCCATACCAATTGACAAGACCAATTTATGCTGGAAAGCGGTTGAATTGCTTCAAAATGAATGTGGTAATGCTAAAGGCGCTTCAATCCAAATTAAAAAGAATATTCCTGTTGGCGCGGGACTGGGTGGAGGAAGCAGTGACGGAGCCTCAGTATTGAGATTACTCCCCTTACTATGGAACGTAACCATTCATGAGTCTGCATTACAAAAAATAGCACTTCAACTCGGCTCCGATGTCCCATTTTTTCTCATGAAATCCTCCGCTTATGCTGAAGGTCGCGGAGAACTTTTACAGCCCGTAGAACTGACACTTCCGTACTGGATCGTACTAGTGAATCCAAACATTCACATCTCAACTCCCTGGGCATACAATAGATTAGCAGAGAAACGGAATGGATCTTTTCCCACACGCCCAAGATTAGTGGAACAATTATCAGCTACTCCGTTGCAGTCCGTTTTGGCATCGGAGAATGATTTTGAAGAAATTGTCTTTGAACAACATATGAAGATCAAAAAAATAAAACTGCAATTAACGGAACTTGGCGCAAAACTTTCTTTAATGTCCGGCAGCGGTTCTTCGATGTTCGGATTGTTCGACGATATGATATCCGCGTTGAAAGCGGTTGAGTTCTTCAACAAAGAACATTTTGTTCATTTGACTGAACCTAATTTTTCCTTTCAAAAATAA
- a CDS encoding response regulator, which yields MAQPFNILVVDDEDALRNVLSSELQGEGYSVVSAADGDEAISILEQKSFHLVLLDIKMPRVDGFEVLKFIKEKRPDAKVIMLTGFADLKNAIESKKLGAEDFVSKPYDLVDLLTTIERVLSAE from the coding sequence ATGGCACAGCCGTTTAATATACTTGTTGTTGATGACGAAGATGCACTTCGCAACGTACTAAGCAGTGAATTACAGGGGGAGGGTTATTCTGTTGTTTCTGCTGCGGACGGAGATGAAGCAATTTCTATTCTCGAACAAAAATCTTTTCATCTTGTACTGCTCGATATTAAAATGCCCCGCGTCGACGGATTTGAAGTTTTGAAATTCATCAAAGAGAAACGTCCCGATGCAAAAGTTATTATGCTCACCGGATTTGCCGATTTGAAGAATGCCATTGAATCGAAAAAACTCGGCGCAGAAGATTTTGTCAGCAAACCGTACGATCTCGTCGATCTTCTTACGACGATCGAACGTGTTCTTTCCGCTGAATAA
- a CDS encoding sigma-54 dependent transcriptional regulator, whose protein sequence is MVRNHSILVVDDEPSVCFLLKEELSEQKKFDVFTANDGVAAMNALQQRPIDVVLLDVKMPRVGGMEVLKFITEHHPTTQVIMLSNYADVKTAIEATKLGAYDFVGKPYSRDELLATVNRAIQHRRLTIDVELMKYELSRKGGEKEIIARSPAMKSMLATAKKVAASDSIIHIHGASGTGKELVAQLIHTESLRHERPFVVVNCASLPDTLLESELFGHEKGAFTNAHQLKQGLVEVANGGSLFLDEVGDISPIVQPKLLRFLETGEFRRVGGNTSMQVDVRIISATNKDLQLEVKAGRFREDLLYRLNVVTLRIPPLKDRKEDIPFLIEYFLKKNSKTKSQKKISSDAMQALLAYDWPGNIRELEHAMEGAMLLSHEETITSKDFMLTQSNVAQNVSPMDSHDASILTMNEVEKMHIEFILKRFKYNRSKTAHALGFTQRALYNKIKRYKISTQDIE, encoded by the coding sequence ATGGTTCGTAATCATTCCATTCTCGTTGTCGATGATGAACCGTCCGTTTGTTTTCTCCTTAAAGAAGAACTCTCCGAACAGAAAAAATTCGACGTCTTTACCGCGAACGATGGCGTTGCTGCTATGAATGCATTACAGCAGCGTCCAATCGACGTTGTACTCCTCGACGTAAAAATGCCACGCGTTGGCGGAATGGAAGTTCTCAAATTTATCACCGAACATCATCCCACAACTCAAGTAATTATGCTCTCTAATTATGCCGACGTGAAGACGGCGATCGAAGCGACAAAACTTGGAGCATACGATTTTGTTGGGAAACCATACTCACGGGATGAGTTACTTGCTACAGTTAATAGAGCGATTCAACATCGGCGGTTGACGATTGACGTTGAATTGATGAAGTACGAACTTTCCCGAAAGGGCGGAGAAAAAGAAATTATTGCGCGCAGTCCTGCAATGAAATCCATGCTTGCCACGGCAAAAAAAGTAGCCGCAAGCGATTCAATCATTCATATTCATGGTGCCAGCGGAACAGGTAAAGAACTTGTCGCTCAGTTGATCCATACTGAAAGTCTTCGTCACGAACGCCCATTTGTGGTTGTGAATTGTGCATCACTTCCGGACACACTTCTGGAGAGTGAATTATTCGGTCATGAGAAGGGAGCATTCACCAATGCTCACCAATTGAAACAGGGTCTTGTTGAAGTTGCCAACGGCGGATCATTATTCTTGGATGAAGTGGGGGACATCAGTCCTATTGTCCAGCCGAAATTGCTGCGATTTTTAGAGACCGGAGAATTCCGAAGAGTCGGCGGTAATACCTCTATGCAAGTGGATGTGCGAATTATTTCGGCGACAAATAAGGATCTTCAATTGGAAGTGAAAGCGGGAAGATTTCGCGAAGATCTTCTGTATCGATTGAATGTTGTTACTCTGCGGATCCCGCCGTTGAAAGATCGTAAAGAAGATATTCCATTTTTGATAGAATACTTTCTCAAAAAAAATTCTAAGACAAAATCACAAAAGAAAATCAGCTCCGATGCAATGCAGGCGTTGTTGGCATATGATTGGCCTGGAAATATTCGGGAGCTGGAACATGCTATGGAAGGTGCAATGCTCTTGTCCCATGAAGAGACAATTACTTCGAAAGATTTTATGTTGACACAGTCGAATGTTGCGCAAAATGTTTCCCCAATGGATAGTCATGATGCCTCGATTCTGACAATGAATGAAGTTGAAAAAATGCATATTGAATTCATTCTAAAAAGATTCAAATACAACCGAAGTAAAACAGCGCACGCTCTTGGTTTCACGCAACGGGCATTATATAACAAGATTAAACGGTACAAAATATCCACTCAGGATATAGAATAA
- a CDS encoding HEAT repeat domain-containing protein, translated as MKKTITTTLLTLSIVLSAFATTPKTSNYSKVDWLKAEKNYIAALSSENIGLRQSAASFLAEYRLAGGVQPLIEVLRNDKVEQLRMAAAIALMQLGNKAGIEAVKESAIYDGSEKVAKFCEQLINATSQELSLK; from the coding sequence ATGAAAAAAACGATCACAACCACTCTTTTAACATTATCAATTGTATTGTCCGCATTCGCAACAACACCAAAAACATCAAATTATTCAAAAGTTGATTGGCTAAAGGCAGAAAAAAATTACATTGCCGCGCTATCGTCCGAGAATATAGGATTACGCCAAAGTGCAGCAAGCTTTCTAGCAGAATATCGATTAGCAGGAGGCGTTCAACCGCTGATAGAAGTTCTTCGAAATGACAAGGTTGAACAATTGCGAATGGCAGCAGCAATTGCGCTCATGCAATTAGGGAACAAAGCTGGAATTGAAGCCGTCAAAGAATCAGCAATATATGATGGCAGCGAAAAAGTAGCAAAGTTCTGTGAACAATTAATCAATGCAACATCGCAGGAATTAAGTTTGAAGTAA
- a CDS encoding acyl-CoA dehydrogenase family protein has product MAKFQGVDYYNIDSLLFEDEILVRNTVREFVDEQVIPIIEKHNRAGTFPMHLVKGMADLGLFGATLPAKYGCAELNNVAYGLMMQELERGDSGIRSFASVQSGLVMYPIYTFGSEEQKDFWLPKLAKGEKIGCFGLTEPDFGSNPGGMITHAEKKDGGYVLNGAKMWITNGTLADVAVVWAKLDGVVKGFLVEKGTKGFSAPEMHGKHSLRASVTSELVFQDCWIPEVNLLPKSDGLKSPLMCLSQARYGIAWGVIGAAMACYDSSLQYAQSRIQFGKPIAAFQMTQEKLVYMVTEITKAQLLCLQLGRLKDQGKMKFTQISMAKRNNVFQALEIARMARSIHGANGILDEYPIMRHAANLESVITYEGTHEMHTLIIGEDITGHAAFM; this is encoded by the coding sequence ATGGCAAAGTTTCAAGGTGTCGACTACTATAATATAGATTCACTCCTCTTCGAAGATGAAATACTTGTCCGTAATACCGTCCGTGAATTTGTTGATGAACAAGTTATCCCAATCATAGAAAAACATAATCGCGCCGGAACATTCCCAATGCATTTAGTCAAAGGAATGGCCGATCTCGGATTGTTTGGTGCAACGCTTCCCGCAAAATACGGTTGCGCTGAATTGAACAATGTTGCTTATGGTTTGATGATGCAGGAATTGGAACGAGGAGACAGCGGTATTCGCAGTTTTGCATCGGTGCAGAGTGGATTGGTAATGTATCCAATCTATACATTCGGAAGTGAAGAACAGAAGGATTTTTGGTTGCCAAAACTGGCGAAGGGTGAAAAGATAGGATGCTTTGGATTGACCGAACCGGATTTTGGTTCAAATCCTGGAGGAATGATTACTCACGCTGAGAAAAAGGATGGCGGTTATGTATTGAATGGAGCAAAGATGTGGATTACCAACGGAACACTTGCGGATGTTGCCGTTGTTTGGGCTAAGCTGGATGGAGTGGTGAAAGGATTTTTGGTTGAGAAAGGTACGAAAGGATTTTCTGCACCTGAGATGCATGGAAAACATTCACTTCGAGCATCGGTAACCTCTGAACTGGTATTTCAAGATTGCTGGATCCCTGAAGTAAATTTACTTCCTAAATCAGATGGACTGAAATCACCGTTGATGTGCTTGAGTCAGGCGCGATATGGAATTGCGTGGGGAGTGATTGGCGCCGCAATGGCGTGTTATGATTCTTCGCTGCAGTATGCGCAGTCACGTATTCAATTCGGTAAACCGATCGCAGCATTCCAAATGACGCAGGAAAAACTGGTTTATATGGTAACAGAAATTACCAAAGCACAGTTGTTATGTTTGCAGCTTGGACGATTGAAAGATCAAGGAAAAATGAAATTCACGCAGATATCCATGGCAAAGCGGAACAATGTGTTTCAAGCATTGGAGATTGCACGGATGGCACGATCGATTCACGGCGCGAATGGGATTCTTGATGAATATCCGATTATGCGGCATGCGGCGAATTTGGAATCAGTTATCACCTATGAAGGAACGCATGAAATGCACACGTTGATCATTGGTGAAGACATTACCGGTCATGCTGCATTCATGTAG